The Mycolicibacterium brumae DNA window TCCGGCGTAGGTCATGTCCGACAGCGCAGGGCTGTCAGTGAGCCGGGTCAGGTATTCGGTGCGGAACTGCTGGTCGACCGACACCCCGAACAGGTACAGCCGGGTCGCGCCGAGCGCCATGCCCAGGGTGGCGACCACGAACGCCGACAGGAACGTCACCGCCGCCGCCCACGCCAACCGCGTCCGGCCGCGCCGGTGCAGCCAGCCGGCCGCGGTCAGCCCGGCCAGGCAGCCGAACTGGGCGACGGTGATCAGCGCGTGCAGTTGGTTCGACGACGGGAACGCCGGCCAGTCCACCCGCCCGATGGCCTCCAGCCCGACGACCGCGACGACGGCGGCGATCAGCGCCGCGGCCAGCAGCTGACCGGCGCCGGTGATCCCGGCCCGCATGTCAGACGGGCAGCTTGCGGAAGATCGGGCGCGGGATGTGGCGCAGCACGCTCATCAGGTAGCGGACCTGCCCGGGCGCCCACACCAGCGTCTTGCCGGCCAGCGCCGAATCGACGGCCAACTCGGCCACCTCGGCGGCGTCGACGGTGAACGGGGCCTCCTTGGCGCCGGTGGCCGCCCAGTGCTCGACGGTGGTGGTGGTCCGGACCTGGCCCGGCCGGATGACCAGCACGCGCACGCCGAACTCGGCGAGCGCCTCACCCAATCCCAGGTAGAACCCGTCCAGGCCGGCCTTGGTGGAGCCGTAGACGAAGTTGGACCGGCGCACCTTCTCGCCGGCCACCGAGCTCATCGCGATGATCTGCCCGAAGCCCTGGGCGCGCATCTTCTCCCCGACCAGCACCCCGACCGACACCGCGGCGGTGTAGTTGATGGTGGCGGTGGCCACCGCCTTGGCCTGGTTCTGCCACAGTTCCTCGGCGTCGCCGAGCACCCCGAACGCGACGATCGCCACGTCGACATCGCCCTGCGCCCACGCCGCGTCGATGACGGCCGGATGGCTCGCCGGGTCCAGCGCGTCGAAGTCCAAGTAGGTGACCTCGCGCGCGCCGGCGGCCTGCAATTGGGCGATCGCGGCGTCGCGCTTGGGGGCGTTCGGCAGGTCGGCCAGGATGACCCGGGCGCGGGAGTCGCGCAGGTAGCGCTCGCAGATGGCCAGCCCGATCTCCGAGGTGCCGCCGAGCAGCAGGATGGTCTGGGGGTTGCCAATGGCGTCGATCACGGGTGAAGCCTTCCTGATGGGCGAGCGGGCTAGAGCAGTTCGAGGCGGCGGGCCATGTCCGAGGCGAACACCCCGTCCGGGTCGACCTGCCGGCGCACCGCGATCCACTCGTCGATGCGCGGGTACATGGCGTGGAAGGTCTCGGCGCTGGTGCGCGAGTCCTTGGCGGTGTACAGCCGGCCGCCGAACTCCAGCACCCGGCGGTCCAGCTCGATGACGAAGTCGTTGAGGCTGGGCTTGATCGGGAAGTCCACGCAGACGTTCCAGCCCGGGATCGGGAAGCTCAGCGGCGCGTCATTGCCCGGCCCGAACAGCTTGAACACGTTCAGGAACGAGTAGTGGCCGCTGGCCTGGATGTCGCGGATGATCGCCTTGAACTCGTCGACCGCCTCGGTCGGCACCACGAACTGGTACTGCAGGAAACCCGCCGGGCCGTAGCCGCGGTTCCACTCCCCGAACATGTCCAGCGGGTGGTAGAACTGCGTCAGATTCTGGACCTTGCCGCGGTAGGTCCCCGACTTGCGGTACCAGAGCTCGCCGATCGGCATGAAGGTCCACTTGTTGGCCAGGCCGTTGGGGAACACGTCGGGCAGTGTCAGCAGCTGCGGCGCGTCGAACTTCAGCGGATCCTTCGCCAGCTTGGGCGGCAGCTGATCCAGGGTGGCCAGGCTGCCGCGGGAGATGGCGGCGCGGCCCAGCTTCGGCGGCTTGCTGATCGCGTCGAACCAGGCGCTGGAGTAGGTGTAGTTGTTTTCGCTGCCGTCGCTGTGGAATGCGATGGTCTCGTCCAGGCTGCGGGTGACGTCGCCGTCGGCGATGAAGTACGCCGTCTCGGTCGGGGTCATCTCGATGGTGGCGCGCAGGATGATGCCGGTCAGGCCGTTGCCGCCGACCGTCGCCCAGAACAGTTTCGTGTCGTCTTCGGAGCCGCCGGAGGGGGTCAGGTGGCGGACCTGGCCGTCGGCGGTGAGCAGGTCCATCGAGCGGACGTGATTGCCGAAGCTGCCGGCGCTGTGGTGGTTCTTGCCGTGGATGTCGCAGGCGATCGCCCCGCCGACGGTGACCTGCCGGGTTCCGGGCAGCACCGGGACCCACAGTCCGTGCGGCAGCGCGGCCTTCATCAGCTGGTCCAGGCTCACCCCGGCGTCGACGTCGACCAGCGTGGAGTCCGGGCCGCAGGAGTGGATCCGGTTCAGCGCCGGCATGTCGATGACGACGCCGCCGCCATTCTGGGCGTTGTCGCCGTAGGAGCGGCCCAGCCCACGGGCGATGATGCCTCGCCCTGGGTCGTCGGCGGCGCGGGTGACGGCCTCGACGATCTCGCCGGCGTCGGGGGTGGAGAGCACGTGGGCGACGGTGGGGGAGGTGCGGCCCCAGCCGGACAGGCTCTTGGTCGGCAGCGTTGACACGTTGGCAGGGTACCGCGTTCAGGATGGCTATCCGGCCGGCGTGACGGTGTCGACGCCGAACCGGGCGAAGTCGCGGTCGAAGGTCACCACGACGCCGCCGTACTCGACGGCCAGTGCGGCCAGGTGCGCGTCGCTGGTCAGATTTCCGGCCGTTCCGAATTCGGTGAGCAGTCCGCGGAGGATCGCCAGATGCCGGGAGGTCGGTTCGACGACGACGGCGGCGGGGGACGCCAGCCACGCGTCGATGATGTCGAAGGCCTCGGCCGGACGGAGCGGGCGGGGCAGGATCGACGGGTTGGTGGCGATTCTGACGAAGCCGAGCAGCGCCGTCCACGACAGCCCGACGGTCCCGGGCCCGCGCAACTGGCCGCTCAGCCAGCTGTGCGCGGCGCTGTGCTGGGCGGATTGGCGGTTTACGGCGTAGAGCAGCACGTTGACGTCGACGATGTTCATCGGCCGGATGCCAACTTGCGGGCGATCTCCTCGTCCTCCAGCGCCGCGGCGAGCCGACCGGCGTGGGTGAGGTCCACGGTCGGCGTTCCCATGTCGTAGACCGGAAATGCGACGTCAACCGGCCCGCCGGCGTTCAAGCCCGCCCGCAGCGCGGTGTTGATGGCTTCCTTGAAGGACAGACCACGATCGCGCATCAGAGCCTGCAGCCGCACCTCCACATCGGAGTCCAGGGTGACCGTCGTCCGCATATGCGCATCATAGCATCACCGGCAATGATGCATTGATGCGTGCGGCTCAGCGGACGCGGAAGATCACCGTCCGCTGGACCACGAAATTGATCACCGTGGCGGTGCCCTGGGCGATCACGAACGCCACCGGAATGCCCCAGGATGTGCCGTCCCACCGTTCGGCCAGCAGATGGTTGAGCCCCACCTGCACCGCGAAGGTGACCAGGTAGAGCACCCAGACCGCGACAAAGCGGGCCTTGCTGGGGGCGGCCTGAAAGGTCCAGCGGCGGTTGATCAGGTAGGCGGTCGTGGTGCCGGCGACGAAGCCCAACGCCTTGGCCGCGTCGCGGTGCATGCCGAGCGCCATCAGCGCGATGTACAGCCCGAAGTCCACCACCGCGGAGAACCCACCGGTCAGCACGAACCGCAGCACCTGGGTCCGCAAACTCAGGGGCGGTGTGGTTTCGCCTACAACTTCAGACATCGCCGGAATGCTACTTCGCCGCTGGTGCAAGATGGTTCCCGTGGTGGATCTGGAGCAGGCGTGGCGGGAGTTGGCGACCCGCGTCGGCGCGACCGGCGACGCCGCGCTGGCCACCGGCCGCGGCCTGCTCGCGGCCTGGTCGGACCCGAGCCGCAGGTACCACTCGGTGGCGCACCTGCAGGACGTGCTGGAAAAGGTCGACGAGCTCGCCGCCGACGCCGAGGACCCCGACACCGTCCGGTTGGCCGCCTGGTATCACGACGCGGTCTACAACGGATCCCCCGACGACGAGGAGCTCTCCGCGGTCAAGGCCGAACGGGAACTGACCGAGCTGGGCCTGCCGCCCGCGCTGGTCTCCGAGGTCGGCCGGCTGATCCGGATGACCGTGCACCACGACCCGCCGCCGGAGGACCGCAACGGCGCCGTGCTCTCCGACGCCGACCTGTCGGCGCTGGCCGTCGACCCGGACACCTATCGGGCCAATTCGGAGGCCATCCGCCAGGAGTACCTGCACATTCCGGAGCGCGCCTTCATGGCCACCCGCGCGGTGATGGTCGAGACCATGCTCGCGGCCCGCTCGCTGTTCTACACGGTCTCCGGCCGTCGGCGCTGGGAAGAGCGGGCCCGGCAGAACCTGGCCGCCGAACTGGCCCGGCTGCGCACCGGAGAGCAACCGCGGCGGCCCCGGGAAGAACCGGAAGGCCCCGACGCCGGGGCGTAAGGCCCCGGGAACGGATCGGAAAGCCCCGAGGTCGGCTCGGAAGCGGAGTTTCGGGTGCGAGTTTGGGCTTCGGGGGCGAAGATGAACGGTGTGAGCGAACCGGATAACACCCCCGTCACCGTCCTCTCCGAAGATGAGGCCTGGAAACTGCTGGGCAGCACGTCACTGGGTCGGCTGGTCACCAGCATCGGCGGCCAGGCGGAGATCTTCCCGGTCAACTTCGTGGTGCAGAACAAGTCGTTGCTGTTCCGCACCGCCGAGGGCACCAAGCTGTTCGGCACCGTCACCAACGACCAGGTGCTCTTCGAGGTCGACGACCACAACGTCGCCGAGGGCTGGAGCGTCGTGGTCCGCGGCCGCGGCGAGGTGCTCTACGGCGCCGACGAGATCGCCGAGGCCGACCAGGCCGGGCTGTACCCGTGGGTGGCGACGGTGAAGCTGCGCTACGTCCGGATCGTGCCGAGTTCGATCAGCGGCCGGCGTTTCGTGTTCGGCCCGGAGCCCGACTCCGGCGACGTCCCCGGCTGAGGTCAGCCGCGTCAGACCCGGCTGATTCGGTTCTCTTCTCAGGCCGGATCGGGTAGCAGCAGCCGCGCCTCGAACGCCAGGCAGAGTTCGGCGATGTCGCGGGGCTCGGCCAGCGAGCGCCCGGTGTGCTCCTCGATGCGGTGCAGCCGGTTGCGCACCGTGTTGCGGTGACAGAACAGCGCCGCCGCGGTGTCGGTGACCGAACCCCGGTGCTCGACCCAGGCGGCGAACGTCTCACCGAGGCTCTGGCGTTCCTCGGCCGGCAGCGCGTCGAACCCGCCGAGGGTGATCTGGGCGAGCTTCCGGGACACTTCCGGCGCGCTGACCGCGGCGACGGCCAGCACCGAGTCGCTGAAAACGCAGACCTTGGCCTCGGCGCCGCCGCGCGCGGCCAGCGCCACCCGCGCGTAACGCAGGTTCGCCGCGGTGTCGGAGAGGTCGTCGAACGTCGGGCTCACCCCGACGTTGGTGGTGGCGGCCCGCTCCAGCAGTGCCACCACGGATTCCAGCGCGGACGCCGACGGCAGGTGCACGATTCCGATCAGGGTGTCCGGGAGCAGCCGCCAGGCGGAGAACACGTTGAGCGCGCGCAGCTTGGCGGCGATGTCGGGCAGCGGTTGCGCGCCCACCCGCGGCGCGGCGGCGGCCACCACCACGAACGGGCCGGCCGACGGCAGCTTCAGCAGCGACGCGACGTCCCAGACGGTGTACTCCCCGAGTGGGCGGCCCTGTAGCAACGCTTCGGTGAGTGCGGCCTGCTCGGCGGCGTTCTGCACCACCAGGTAGGTGGCGGTCTCGTGGTACGCGGTGGTCATCGCGTCGGTGTAGCGGTCCTGGGCGTCCCAGAACCGGGCGGTGGCGGCCAGCACGGTTTTGCGGTCGACGACGTCACCGGCCGCGGCGAGGTCGGTCATCTGGTCCCAGGCCGCGTGCGCGGCGACCCGGTAGGCGGCCGTCACCGCCGAGCGTGGAATCCCGGACAGCGCGCGGGCGCGGCCGGTTTCCGCGGACGGGGAGGTGTCGAAGGAGGTGTCGTCGGCCAACGCGCGGCAAACGAACCGCAAATTGTCGGTCGCCGAGGCGAGTAATTCGTCGTCGGAGACCGCTTTGCTGTCCCGGTAGAAATCCACTTGAGTGCGCACCCGGGACACCGCGGTGCGGGCCAATTGGTCGAGGCGGGATTCTAACAAATGTCCAAGTTCGGCAATTCCCGATGCGGCTTCCGGCTCTGGCATGGCGTCGAGTGTAAAGCCTGATCAAATGCCGCAAAGACGTTGTGCGCGCGCACATTCAAGAGTCGATCTGATTGTGCGTGAAAAGCGCCAACTTTTGGGCGCCGGATTGTTACGGTGAGTGCGAGGGGAGTCGCCACGCGGATCGAATGCCGCGTGGAATTCGGGGATTCTTCTTACAACGACGTGAGGATAAATACGCATGGCTCTTTCTGATCAGCTCGCGAAGCTCAGCGCCCAGGCCAAGTCCCTGGAGGAATCGGCCCAGGCCGCCGAGCAGAAGGACAAGGCATGGGTCGCCAACCGTGAAGCTGAGGTCAAGTCCAAGCTGGAGAAGGCGAAGGCCGAGGCCGGCGCCGAGGCGCAGGCCGACGAGGACGAGTGCAAGCGTGGCTGGAACAAGCTGAAGAGCTCGGTCACCGAGGACTTCGATTCGCTGCACGAGTCCGCGCACCGCAAGCACGAGGAGCTCAAGGCCAAGCGCGCCGATCGGCACGCCGACCACGCCGCCGAGGACGCCGAGGACGCGGTCGCCTTCGCGATCTACGCGCTGGAGCAGGCCGAGTACTACGTGCTGGCCGCCGCCGACGCCCAGATCAGCGCCGGTGAGGCCGAGATCAACGCCGAGCTCGCCTGAGTCGACGAGCGCGCGAGGCACGAGCGCGCGAGGAAGAGCTCGGGCGCGTCAAGACCGCCTGAGTCGACGAGCAACAGGGAATCCCCGCTTCGGCGGGGATTTTCTGCGTTCGGGGCTCAGGCGACGCCGGGCCTCAGGCGATGTCGGGTGTCAGCTGGCGGGTCTCGAACGCCAGGCACAGTTCGGCGAGGTCACGCGGCGCGGTCAGTGACCGGCCGGTGTGCTCCTCGATCCGGTGCAGCCGGTTGCGCACCGTGTTGGGGTGGCAGAACAGCACCTCGGCGGTGTCCGGGATGGAGCCCTGGTGGTCCACCCAGGCGGCGAACGTCTCACCGAGGCTCTGGCGTTCGTCGGCCGGCAGCGAGTCGAAGCTCCCGAGGGTGATCTGGGCGATCTTCTGGGTGACCTCCGGGGCGCTGACCGCGGCGACGGCGAGCACCGAATCGCTGAACAGGCAGACGTTTCCGCCGCCGAGCGTGCGGGCGGACATCGCGACCCGGGCGTAGCGCAGGTTGATCGCGGCGTCGGAGAGGTCGTCGAACGTTGGGCTGATCCCGACCCGGGTGCTCGCCCAGCGCTCCAGCAGGCCGGCGAACCCGCTCAGGGTGATCGTCGACGGCAGGTGGACGATCCCGATGAGCGTGTCGGGCAGCAGCCGCCAGGCCGAGAAGATCTCCGCGCCGCGCAGTTTGGCGGCGACGTCGGGCAGCGGCTGGGAGCCGACCTTCGGCGCGCTGGCGGCGACGATGGCGTAGGGGCCGCTGCTCGGCAGCTGCAGCAGCGCTGCGATCTCCCACACGGTGTAGGGGCCCAGCGGGCGTCCCTGCAGCAGCGCCTCGGTCAGCGCCGCCTGCTCGGCCGCGCTCTCCACCACCAAGGTGGTGGCGGTCTCGTGATAGGCGGTGGTCATCGCGTCGGTGTAGCGGTCCTGGGCCGTCCAGAACAGTGCGGTGGCGGCCAGCAGATCCGCGTTGGAGACGCCGCCGCGGGCGCCGGCCAGGCTCATCATCTGCTGCCAGGCCTCGTGCGCGCCGATCCGGTAGGCGTCCATCACCGCCGACCGCGGCACCCCGGCCAGGGCGCAGGCCCGGCCGGTGTGCTCCGAGGCGGCGGTGTCGAACGGGGTGTCGTCGGCCAGCGCCTGGAACACCGCCCGGTAATTGTCGGCCGCCGATGCCAGCAAATCATCGTCGGACACTGAGGTGTTGTCCCGGTAGAACGGCACCTCGAGCCGGACGCGGGAAGCCGTCTGACGGGCCAGCGCGTCGAGGCGAGACGCCAGCAATTCGCCGAGCTGTGCGCGTCCCGACGCGGCGGCTGGTTCAACCATGGCGCTGAGTGTAAGTCCTGGTCGGGCGCGCGCGGGTGCGTTGTGGGCAGCCACAGCGACACGGGATTTCCGCTGTTTGGCCGCCTATGCGGGCTACACCCAGTAGGCCACCCGGGCGCGGTACTGGCGCATCGCCAGCAACGCGAACGCCCAGCCGATGACGGTCAGCGCCAGCACCACCAGCCAGTGCCGCAGCTCCTGCTCCGCGCCCAGTAACGGCGCCCGGACGATGTCGAGGTAGTGCAGCAGCGGGTTCAGCTCGATGATGGTTCCCCACCGCTCGGCGCCCTGGCGTTGCAGCGTCTCGGCGTTCCAGATGATCGGCGTCATGAAGAACAGCAACTGCACCACCGAGGCCAGCAGCGGCGCGATATCGCGGTACCGGGTGGCCAGGATCCCGAAGCACAGCGCCACCCACACCGCGTTGAGCATCAACAGGAACAGCGCCGGGATGAACGTCAGATCCGCCCAGGACCACGGCTTGGGATAGATCATCGCGATGACCACGTAGATGATGATGTTGTGCGCGAACAGGATCATCTGCCGCCACACCAGCCGGTAGACGTGCACGCTCAGCGGCGTCGGCAGCTGCTTGATCAGGCCCTCGTTGGCGACGAAGACGTCGGCGCCCTCCAGGATCGCGGCGTTGATCAGGTTCCACACGATCAGGCCCAGCGTCACGTACGGTAGATGCTCGGCGAGCTCGAGGTGGAACAGCTGCGAGTACAGCGCGCCCATAGCGACGGCCGTGGTGCCGGTGGCGATGGTGATCCAGAACGGGCCCAGCACGCTGCGCCGGTAGCGCTGCTTGATGTCCTGCCAGCCCAGGTGCAGCCACAGCTCTCGGCGGCCGAACCCCTCGGCGAGGTCCTGGCCGGCCCGGCGGAAGGTCCGCGACGACGACGCCGCGTCGGTGAACGTCATCGGCTCGTCCCCTCGCTACTGAACTGCTCGCGTTTGCCCAGCCGCCGCAACCGGATCCACTCGGCGAACCCGGCCGGGTCGCGGCGGGTGATCAGGAAGTACCAGCCGAACCGCAGCCATTCCTGCGGCAGCAGCTTGCGCATGCCCGGCTGGGACAGCAGGTAGCCGCGGTTGCGGTAGGTGAAGTACCGCTTGGTCTCGTTGTCCGGGTACTGGGTGTGCATCCGGCCGCCGAGGATCGGCTTGAACTCGTCGGTTCCGCACGGGTGCAGATACACCGCGTTCAGGCAGGTGCCGAACGGCAGCCCGGAGCGGACCAGCCGGCGGTGCAGCTCCACCTCGTCGCCGCGGACGAACAGCCGCAGATCCGGCACCCCGACCGCCTCCAGGGTGGCCGCCGCGAACAGCGCCCCGTTGAACAGCGACGCGATCCCGGGCAGCAGGTCATCCCCACTGTCGGCGCGCAGCTCGGAGACCCGGCGGCGCCACACCAGCCCGCGGCGCAGCGGGAACGCCAACCGATCCGGGTCGTCGATATTGCAGACCATCGGCGACACCTCGGCCAGCCGGCGCCGGTCCGCGCAGTCCAGCAGCGTGCCGAGCACCTCCGGGCCGTCCGGGCAGCCGTCGTCGTCGGCCAGCCAGATCCAATCCGCGCCGGCGGCCAGCGCGTGCAGCATGCCGAGGGCGAACCCGCCCGCGCCGCCGAGATTGCGCTGCGAGCCGAGGTAGGTCGCCGGGATCGGCTGGGACTCCACCAGCGCGCGCACCGCGGCGTCCGCGTCGTTGTCGACGACGATCAGGTGGTCCACCGGCCGGTTCTGGGCGCACAGCACTGCCAGCGAGCGGGCCAGCGGGTCGGGGCGGCGGTGGGTCACCACCACCGCGTAGACGGTGCTCATTCCCGGCCGATCTCGTCGAGCACCTCGCGGACGTGCCGCGCGGCGTCGGGTCCCTCGTAGGCGCCGACGACGTCCTCGATGCCGCCGGACATCCGCACCGTGCCGTGGTCGATCCACATCGCGGTGTTGCACAGCCGGGCCAGGAACTCATTCGAGTGGCTGGCGAACACCAGGATCCCGGAACGCTCCACCAGGCTCTGCAGCCGGCCGCGGGCCTTCTTCAGGAACTCCGCGTCCACCGCGCCGATACCCTCATCGAGCAGCAGGATCTCCGGGTCGATGCTGGTCACCACGCCCATCGCCAGCCGCACCCGCATACCGGTGGAGTAGGTGCGCAGCGGCATGGACAGGTACTCGCCGAGCTCGGTGAACTCCGCGATCTCGTCGACCTTGGCCAGCATCTGCTTACGGGTCTGGCCCAGGAACAGCCCGCGGATGATGATGTTCTCGAATCCGGAGATCTCCGGGTCCATGCCGACGCCGAGGTCGAACACCGGTGCCACCCGGCCGGTCACCCGGGCCATCCCGCGGGTCGGCTCGTAGATCCCGGACAGCAGCCGCAGCAGCGTCGACTTGCCGGCGCCGTTGTGCCCGACCAGGCCGACCCGGTCGCCCATCTTCAGATCCATGGTGATGTCGCGCAGCGCCTCGACGACCACCACGTTGGAGCTGTTGCGGCCGATGCTGCCGCCGGCCTTGCCCAGGAACGCCTTCTTCAGCGAGCGGGACTTGGCGTCGAAGATCGGGAACTCGACCCAGGCGTCGCGGGTCTGGATGCTGGGCTCGGGGCTCACTGCCGACTCACAGGTACTGGCCGGTGCCGGGCGGGGTCGCCCCCCGCTGCGTGGCGCCGGGCGGCAACGCGCCCTGGCGCATCTGCTCCAGCTGATTGCGCGCGGCCATCTGCTGGGCGAACAGCGCGGTCTGGATGCCGTGGAACAGGCCCTCCAGCCAGCCGACCAGTTGGGCTTGGGCGATCCGCAGCTCGGCGTCCGAGGGCGCGGCGTCCTCGGTGAACGGCAGCACCAACCGGTCGAGTTCCTCGCGCAGTTCCGGGGCCAGGCCGTCGGCCAGCTCGGCGATGCTGGTGCGGTGGATCTCGGCGAGCCGGGACCGGCTGGCGTCGTCCAGTGGCGCGGATTTCACCTCTTCGAGCAGCTGCTTGATCATGGTGCCGATCCGCATCACCTTCGCCGGCTGCGGCACCAGGTCGGTCACCGAGGAGTCGTCGTCCCCGCCGACGTCGCCGGAGATGTTCGCGCCGCCGGCGATGACCTCGATGTTGTCGTCGTTGATGCTCACGCCCCAGACCCTAGTGGTTGCGACCCGAAGGACGGTCCAACGACTCCATTACTATGACGGGCTAGAGATCCGTCCCGATCGGGACGGGCTGGCCGCATCGCCGGGCCTCAGGCCCCGGCGGCTGAATGGCAAAGGTGGTTGGCATGGCGTTCGACGTCGCCCGGGTGCGTGGATTGCATCCGACGCTGGGCGACGGCTGGGTGCGGTTGGACGCCCGCAACGGCATGCTGATCCCCGACTCGGTGTCCACCACCGTCTCCACCGCCTTCCGCACCTCGGCGGCCGTCGCCGACGGCCCGCATCCGGGCGCCCGGCGCAGCCAGACCCTGTTGGCGGCGGCCCGGCAGGCGGTCGCCGACCTGGTGGGCGCCGATCCGGCCGGGGTGGTGCTCGGCGCGGACCGCGCGGTGCTGCTGAGCCTGCTCTCCGACGCCGCCTACTCCCGGCTCGGGCTGGGCCACGAGGTGGTCGTCACCCGGCTCGACGACGAGGCCAACATCGCGCCGTGGCTGCGCGCCGCTGACCGCTACGGCGCCAAGGTCCGCTGGGCCGAGGTCGACATCGAGACCGGGGAGCTGCCCGCCTGGCAGTGGGAGAACCTGATCACCGGCGCCTCCCGGCTGGTGGCACTGCCGACGGCGTCCTCCACGCTGGGGTCGACGGTGGACCTGCGGCCCGCGGTGAAATTCGCCCACGAGGTCGGCGGGCTGGTGATTGTCGACCACACCGCCGCCGCCCCGTATCGACTGGTCGACATCAACGAGCTGGGCGCCGATGTGCTGGCCGTCAACGCGCTGAGCTGGGGCGGACCCCCGGTGGGCGCGTTGGTGTTCCGCGATCCCACGGTGATCGACACGTTCGCGCCGGTGTCGCTGAACCCGGCCGCGGTCGGCCCGGCCCGCCTCGAGCTCGGCGCCCATCAGTACGGCCTGCTGGGCGGGCTGGTGGCCAGTGTCGAATACCTGGCCAATCTCGACGAATCGGCGAGCGGGACCCGGCGCGACCGGTTGGCGCAGTCGATGGCCTCGGCCTCGGACTACCTGGGCCAGC harbors:
- a CDS encoding type II toxin-antitoxin system VapC family toxin; this translates as MNIVDVNVLLYAVNRQSAQHSAAHSWLSGQLRGPGTVGLSWTALLGFVRIATNPSILPRPLRPAEAFDIIDAWLASPAAVVVEPTSRHLAILRGLLTEFGTAGNLTSDAHLAALAVEYGGVVVTFDRDFARFGVDTVTPAG
- a CDS encoding PucR family transcriptional regulator, with product MVEPAAASGRAQLGELLASRLDALARQTASRVRLEVPFYRDNTSVSDDDLLASAADNYRAVFQALADDTPFDTAASEHTGRACALAGVPRSAVMDAYRIGAHEAWQQMMSLAGARGGVSNADLLAATALFWTAQDRYTDAMTTAYHETATTLVVESAAEQAALTEALLQGRPLGPYTVWEIAALLQLPSSGPYAIVAASAPKVGSQPLPDVAAKLRGAEIFSAWRLLPDTLIGIVHLPSTITLSGFAGLLERWASTRVGISPTFDDLSDAAINLRYARVAMSARTLGGGNVCLFSDSVLAVAAVSAPEVTQKIAQITLGSFDSLPADERQSLGETFAAWVDHQGSIPDTAEVLFCHPNTVRNRLHRIEEHTGRSLTAPRDLAELCLAFETRQLTPDIA
- a CDS encoding decaprenylphospho-beta-D-erythro-pentofuranosid-2-ulose 2-reductase: MIDAIGNPQTILLLGGTSEIGLAICERYLRDSRARVILADLPNAPKRDAAIAQLQAAGAREVTYLDFDALDPASHPAVIDAAWAQGDVDVAIVAFGVLGDAEELWQNQAKAVATATINYTAAVSVGVLVGEKMRAQGFGQIIAMSSVAGEKVRRSNFVYGSTKAGLDGFYLGLGEALAEFGVRVLVIRPGQVRTTTTVEHWAATGAKEAPFTVDAAEVAELAVDSALAGKTLVWAPGQVRYLMSVLRHIPRPIFRKLPV
- a CDS encoding ABC transporter ATP-binding protein, translating into MSPEPSIQTRDAWVEFPIFDAKSRSLKKAFLGKAGGSIGRNSSNVVVVEALRDITMDLKMGDRVGLVGHNGAGKSTLLRLLSGIYEPTRGMARVTGRVAPVFDLGVGMDPEISGFENIIIRGLFLGQTRKQMLAKVDEIAEFTELGEYLSMPLRTYSTGMRVRLAMGVVTSIDPEILLLDEGIGAVDAEFLKKARGRLQSLVERSGILVFASHSNEFLARLCNTAMWIDHGTVRMSGGIEDVVGAYEGPDAARHVREVLDEIGRE
- a CDS encoding FAD-binding oxidoreductase, which translates into the protein MSTLPTKSLSGWGRTSPTVAHVLSTPDAGEIVEAVTRAADDPGRGIIARGLGRSYGDNAQNGGGVVIDMPALNRIHSCGPDSTLVDVDAGVSLDQLMKAALPHGLWVPVLPGTRQVTVGGAIACDIHGKNHHSAGSFGNHVRSMDLLTADGQVRHLTPSGGSEDDTKLFWATVGGNGLTGIILRATIEMTPTETAYFIADGDVTRSLDETIAFHSDGSENNYTYSSAWFDAISKPPKLGRAAISRGSLATLDQLPPKLAKDPLKFDAPQLLTLPDVFPNGLANKWTFMPIGELWYRKSGTYRGKVQNLTQFYHPLDMFGEWNRGYGPAGFLQYQFVVPTEAVDEFKAIIRDIQASGHYSFLNVFKLFGPGNDAPLSFPIPGWNVCVDFPIKPSLNDFVIELDRRVLEFGGRLYTAKDSRTSAETFHAMYPRIDEWIAVRRQVDPDGVFASDMARRLELL
- a CDS encoding ABC transporter permease, whose amino-acid sequence is MTFTDAASSSRTFRRAGQDLAEGFGRRELWLHLGWQDIKQRYRRSVLGPFWITIATGTTAVAMGALYSQLFHLELAEHLPYVTLGLIVWNLINAAILEGADVFVANEGLIKQLPTPLSVHVYRLVWRQMILFAHNIIIYVVIAMIYPKPWSWADLTFIPALFLLMLNAVWVALCFGILATRYRDIAPLLASVVQLLFFMTPIIWNAETLQRQGAERWGTIIELNPLLHYLDIVRAPLLGAEQELRHWLVVLALTVIGWAFALLAMRQYRARVAYWV
- a CDS encoding metal-dependent phosphohydrolase, translating into MVDLEQAWRELATRVGATGDAALATGRGLLAAWSDPSRRYHSVAHLQDVLEKVDELAADAEDPDTVRLAAWYHDAVYNGSPDDEELSAVKAERELTELGLPPALVSEVGRLIRMTVHHDPPPEDRNGAVLSDADLSALAVDPDTYRANSEAIRQEYLHIPERAFMATRAVMVETMLAARSLFYTVSGRRRWEERARQNLAAELARLRTGEQPRRPREEPEGPDAGA
- a CDS encoding GtrA family protein codes for the protein MSEVVGETTPPLSLRTQVLRFVLTGGFSAVVDFGLYIALMALGMHRDAAKALGFVAGTTTAYLINRRWTFQAAPSKARFVAVWVLYLVTFAVQVGLNHLLAERWDGTSWGIPVAFVIAQGTATVINFVVQRTVIFRVR
- a CDS encoding pyridoxamine 5'-phosphate oxidase family protein, encoding MNGVSEPDNTPVTVLSEDEAWKLLGSTSLGRLVTSIGGQAEIFPVNFVVQNKSLLFRTAEGTKLFGTVTNDQVLFEVDDHNVAEGWSVVVRGRGEVLYGADEIAEADQAGLYPWVATVKLRYVRIVPSSISGRRFVFGPEPDSGDVPG
- a CDS encoding PucR family transcriptional regulator — protein: MPEPEAASGIAELGHLLESRLDQLARTAVSRVRTQVDFYRDSKAVSDDELLASATDNLRFVCRALADDTSFDTSPSAETGRARALSGIPRSAVTAAYRVAAHAAWDQMTDLAAAGDVVDRKTVLAATARFWDAQDRYTDAMTTAYHETATYLVVQNAAEQAALTEALLQGRPLGEYTVWDVASLLKLPSAGPFVVVAAAAPRVGAQPLPDIAAKLRALNVFSAWRLLPDTLIGIVHLPSASALESVVALLERAATTNVGVSPTFDDLSDTAANLRYARVALAARGGAEAKVCVFSDSVLAVAAVSAPEVSRKLAQITLGGFDALPAEERQSLGETFAAWVEHRGSVTDTAAALFCHRNTVRNRLHRIEEHTGRSLAEPRDIAELCLAFEARLLLPDPA
- a CDS encoding glycosyltransferase produces the protein MSTVYAVVVTHRRPDPLARSLAVLCAQNRPVDHLIVVDNDADAAVRALVESQPIPATYLGSQRNLGGAGGFALGMLHALAAGADWIWLADDDGCPDGPEVLGTLLDCADRRRLAEVSPMVCNIDDPDRLAFPLRRGLVWRRRVSELRADSGDDLLPGIASLFNGALFAAATLEAVGVPDLRLFVRGDEVELHRRLVRSGLPFGTCLNAVYLHPCGTDEFKPILGGRMHTQYPDNETKRYFTYRNRGYLLSQPGMRKLLPQEWLRFGWYFLITRRDPAGFAEWIRLRRLGKREQFSSEGTSR